The segment TAAAGTTAATCAAAGCGAAAAAGAGATGCTGGCAGCTTATGCCTCGCGCCAGAATTGGCATCATTTGACAGTTACCGCTTCGATATCGGCCAGCTTGTGGGATAACTTGCAGCTTCGTTTCCCTGTCGCTCACCAATGGTGGTTTAATTTTTATGGCAACAAGCATGGCATAGACCCGATTATGTTGATGTCGTTAGCTCGTCAAGAGAGTGCAATGGATTCAGAGGCACGTTCGCCTGTTGGTGCTCGTGGCATTATGCAAATCATGCCTGCGACCGCAAAGTACACTGCTAAAAAATACCAACTCACATACAGTGGCGCTGATGATTTGTATGAAGTCGGCAAGAATATTGAAATCGGCAGTCACTATCTCAACGGTTTGCTCGAGCAATATGACAATAACCGGATTTTTGCTTTTGCGGCCTATAACGCTGGACCACAGCGAGTGAACCGATGGCGGGAGCAAACTCAGGGTAAGCTTGATGCTTATGCTTTTATTGAGGCTATTCCATTTCGTGAAACTCGAGGCTATGTACAAAACATTTTGATGTTCGAGACCTACTATCGAGACTTAATGGGTCTGCAGGGCGATTTTCTCAATGAAAATGAGTTGAAGACAAAATATTGATTATATTCAGGGTATCACTAGAATAACGAGGGTGTATCACTTAACGAGTACAGTTATGTCTCAACAACCTGAATACAGTGATTGGTCTCAATTGATTGATTTAGTTAAGCAAGCTGCAGATAACGATCAGCATGAGATGCTATTGACCATGTTAATGACGCCGGATGAAAGGGAAGCGCTCGTTGCCCGAGTAAACATATTCTGTGAGCTGCTCAAAGGTGAGATGTCACAGCGTCAAGTGAGTCAGATGCTCGGTGTTGGTATCGCAACCATCACCCGAGGTTCGAATGAACTGAAGTCTCGCTCAGAACAAGAAAAAGAGACGCTAAGTAAACTGATCCTCAAATAACTGTTCATCACAGAGCTTCACAGAGTAGAAAGCCAGTCTAGTGACTGGCTTTCTTTCTTCTGCTTTGTGCAAACATACATGTATTTGCCGAGATCATTAAACCAAGTTCGCTGGAAAATGTTCTGGATTAGTAAATGGAATAAGCGCCAAAATTAACGCTTGATGGTAGACAGAGCTGCGAGTGAGCTGATGTTGAGTGAGCAGGCCGATCGCTCCGCCTTTTTG is part of the Vibrio diazotrophicus genome and harbors:
- the trpR gene encoding trp operon repressor, which gives rise to MSQQPEYSDWSQLIDLVKQAADNDQHEMLLTMLMTPDEREALVARVNIFCELLKGEMSQRQVSQMLGVGIATITRGSNELKSRSEQEKETLSKLILK